In one window of Desulfuromonas sp. DNA:
- a CDS encoding branched-chain amino acid ABC transporter permease, protein MTLKEKILYFLYLHRTGLTVLALSVALGLFPLVQDNPYILGLTNLIAIYTIVVLGLNLFIGYAGQISLGHAAFFGLGAYGSALLTVEAGVPSWPAMVLVAAIVSLVALVIGLAALRLAGHYLAMATLGFNIVVYTVLVQWDEVTGGPSGFAGIPSLSVAGVGIDDEIKLHYVVWGIALLCLTLGLNLVRSGVGRGLAALAGDETAAGALGVDTRRAKIKVLVLSAAFASVAGSLYAHTFNFVNPDTFGIFASVDFVIMVVVGGLGSIWGSLFGAAIITWLPELIDVFEAYKEIIHGLVLVLVLMFLPQGLVSGIVDVARVRIARWKGRHASAG, encoded by the coding sequence ATGACCCTCAAGGAGAAGATCCTCTACTTCCTCTACCTCCACCGCACCGGCCTGACGGTGTTGGCGCTTTCGGTCGCGCTCGGCCTTTTTCCCCTCGTCCAGGACAACCCCTACATCCTCGGCCTGACCAACCTGATCGCCATCTACACGATCGTTGTTCTCGGCCTGAACCTCTTTATCGGCTATGCGGGGCAGATCTCCCTCGGACACGCCGCCTTCTTCGGGCTGGGGGCCTACGGTTCCGCCCTGCTGACGGTGGAGGCCGGGGTGCCGTCCTGGCCGGCCATGGTCCTCGTGGCTGCAATCGTGTCCCTTGTCGCCCTCGTCATCGGTCTGGCCGCTCTGCGCCTGGCGGGGCACTATCTGGCCATGGCCACTCTGGGCTTCAACATCGTCGTCTACACGGTCCTGGTGCAGTGGGACGAGGTGACCGGGGGGCCGAGCGGGTTCGCCGGCATTCCCTCCCTTTCCGTCGCCGGGGTCGGGATCGACGACGAGATCAAGCTGCACTACGTGGTCTGGGGCATCGCCCTTCTCTGCCTGACCCTCGGGCTCAACCTGGTGCGCAGCGGGGTGGGGCGTGGCCTGGCCGCCCTGGCCGGGGACGAGACCGCCGCCGGCGCCCTCGGGGTCGATACCCGGCGGGCCAAGATCAAGGTCTTAGTCCTTTCGGCGGCCTTCGCCTCGGTGGCCGGAAGCCTCTACGCTCACACCTTCAACTTCGTCAACCCCGACACCTTCGGCATCTTCGCCTCTGTCGATTTCGTCATCATGGTCGTGGTGGGGGGGCTCGGTTCGATCTGGGGGAGCCTCTTCGGGGCGGCCATCATCACCTGGCTCCCCGAACTGATCGATGTTTTCGAGGCCTATAAGGAGATCATCCACGGCCTGGTCCTGGTCCTTGTCCTGATGTTCCTCCCCCAGGGCCTGGTTTCGGGGATCGTGGACGTCGCTCGGGTCCGGATCGCCCGCTGGAAGGGACGGCATGCTTCGGCTGGCTGA
- a CDS encoding ABC transporter ATP-binding protein has protein sequence MLRLAEIGKRFGGLPALDGVSFEVARGSVTALIGPNGAGKSTLINAVSGVCPPDTGSVLFAGEEIAGRPPHEIARLGIARTFQNLRLFPRMSVLDNVLCGLTPQGGRSFVGALLRLPATRNRERRLKLLAMESLDAFGLSSLSDWPVAVLPYGDRKRVELARAFVSEPRLVLLDEPVAGLNPEETSEIAAQIMRLKAQGHTMLLVEHDMDLVMGVADRVVVLDSGKCIARGTPDEIRVNPLVLEAYLGRMSATA, from the coding sequence ATGCTTCGGCTGGCTGAGATTGGCAAGCGTTTCGGCGGTCTGCCGGCCCTCGACGGGGTCTCTTTCGAAGTGGCCCGGGGGAGCGTCACCGCCCTGATCGGACCGAACGGCGCCGGCAAGTCGACCCTGATCAACGCGGTCAGCGGGGTCTGCCCGCCCGATACCGGCTCGGTCCTCTTCGCCGGGGAGGAGATCGCCGGCCGCCCCCCCCATGAGATCGCCCGGCTGGGGATCGCCCGCACCTTCCAGAACCTGCGGCTCTTTCCCCGCATGTCGGTCCTCGACAACGTCCTTTGCGGGCTGACCCCCCAGGGGGGGCGCTCCTTCGTCGGGGCCCTGCTGCGCCTTCCCGCGACCCGCAACCGGGAGCGGCGCCTCAAACTCCTCGCCATGGAGTCCCTCGACGCCTTCGGCCTTTCCTCCCTCTCGGACTGGCCGGTGGCGGTCCTGCCCTACGGGGACAGGAAGCGGGTGGAACTGGCCCGGGCCTTCGTCTCGGAGCCGCGCCTGGTCCTGCTCGACGAGCCGGTGGCCGGGCTCAACCCCGAGGAGACCTCCGAGATCGCCGCCCAGATCATGCGCCTCAAGGCCCAGGGGCACACCATGCTCCTGGTGGAGCACGACATGGACTTGGTGATGGGGGTCGCCGACCGGGTTGTGGTCCTCGACAGCGGAAAGTGCATCGCCCGGGGCACCCCTGACGAGATCCGCGTCAACCCCCTGGTGCTGGAGGCGTACCTGGGGCGGATGAGCGCGACGGCTTAA
- a CDS encoding ATP-binding cassette domain-containing protein: protein MLKIENLQVHYGAAQALFGIDLQVAAGETVALVGANGAGKSTLLKAVMGLVRPSGGRILFDGRDVTGCSPARMVKFGLALSPEGREMFGDLTVRENLELGTLPLRLGRSETDRRMEEVFERFPKLRQRLEQKTATMSGGEQQMVAMGRALMARPRLLLLDEPSLGLAPLVTDEIFAIIHQLSRAGTTILLVEQNAARALTASSSAYLLANGRIVDSGESGQLLGDPALRRAFLGAASEQRPEASRLGGAGLTNIRLEKPRMTRTFMPDFKSPEELHAQQLAGLQWTVRHAHEGSSFYRQSFEKAGVGPADIRSLADLEKLPFTTADDLRDGYPFPLRAVPFEQIARVHASSGTTGKRKVLAYTQKDLDDWTDFFARCYEMAGVGPLDRVQVAVGYGVWTAGMGFQLGCEKVGAMAVPAGPGNIDMQIQFLVDFQSTVFCSTASMALLMAEEIHKRGLADKIAIKKIIYGSERSSVSMRRKISELFGGAELFDITGLTELYGPGTGIECSDHDCIHYWGDYYILEIVDPETLCPVPDGEWGEMVVTSLRKEAAPLIRYRTRDITRIIPGPCSCGSLLPRHSRIKGRSDDTFKFRGVNIYPSSVDNILSQVPGLGSEYQVHLSRDAGSGRDSMKLVVERGQGVDRGRVPDLLKETIHQMKKQLLVTPEVEVVEYGTLPRSERKSQRVFDTRIEDDIV, encoded by the coding sequence ATGCTGAAGATCGAAAACCTCCAGGTTCACTACGGCGCCGCCCAGGCCCTGTTCGGCATCGACCTTCAGGTCGCCGCCGGGGAGACCGTGGCCCTGGTCGGGGCCAACGGCGCCGGCAAGAGCACCTTGCTCAAGGCGGTCATGGGGCTGGTGCGGCCGAGCGGGGGCCGGATTCTCTTCGACGGGCGGGATGTGACCGGCTGCTCCCCGGCGCGGATGGTGAAGTTCGGCCTGGCCCTCTCCCCCGAGGGGCGGGAGATGTTCGGCGACCTGACCGTCCGCGAGAACCTGGAGCTCGGCACCCTTCCCCTGCGCCTCGGCCGGAGCGAGACGGACCGCCGCATGGAGGAGGTCTTCGAGCGCTTCCCCAAGCTTCGCCAGCGCCTCGAGCAGAAGACCGCCACCATGAGCGGCGGCGAGCAGCAGATGGTGGCCATGGGCCGGGCGCTGATGGCCCGCCCGCGCCTGCTGCTGCTCGACGAGCCCAGCCTGGGGCTTGCCCCCTTGGTCACGGACGAAATATTTGCTATCATTCACCAGCTTTCCCGCGCCGGCACCACCATCCTGCTCGTGGAGCAGAACGCCGCCCGCGCCCTGACCGCCTCGAGTTCGGCGTACCTGCTGGCCAACGGCCGCATCGTCGATTCGGGCGAGAGCGGCCAGCTCCTCGGCGACCCCGCCCTGCGAAGGGCCTTTCTCGGCGCCGCCTCGGAGCAGAGGCCGGAGGCGAGCCGCCTGGGGGGCGCCGGCCTGACCAATATCCGACTGGAGAAACCCCGCATGACCCGGACTTTCATGCCCGACTTTAAAAGCCCAGAGGAACTGCACGCCCAGCAGCTGGCCGGCCTGCAGTGGACCGTCCGCCACGCCCACGAGGGCTCGAGCTTCTACCGGCAGAGCTTCGAAAAAGCCGGGGTGGGACCCGCCGACATCCGCTCCCTGGCCGACCTGGAAAAACTCCCCTTCACCACCGCCGACGACCTGCGCGACGGCTACCCCTTTCCCCTGAGGGCCGTCCCCTTCGAGCAGATCGCGCGGGTCCACGCCAGCAGCGGCACCACCGGCAAGCGCAAGGTGCTGGCCTATACCCAGAAGGACCTCGACGACTGGACCGACTTCTTCGCCCGCTGCTACGAGATGGCCGGGGTGGGGCCGCTCGACCGGGTGCAGGTCGCCGTCGGCTACGGCGTGTGGACCGCGGGGATGGGCTTTCAGCTCGGCTGCGAGAAGGTCGGCGCCATGGCGGTGCCGGCCGGGCCGGGCAACATCGACATGCAGATCCAGTTCCTGGTCGATTTCCAGTCGACGGTCTTCTGCTCCACCGCCTCCATGGCCCTGCTCATGGCCGAGGAAATCCACAAGCGCGGCCTCGCCGACAAGATCGCGATCAAGAAGATCATCTACGGCTCGGAACGCTCCAGCGTCTCCATGCGGCGCAAGATCTCCGAGCTCTTCGGCGGCGCCGAGCTCTTCGACATCACCGGTCTGACCGAGCTCTACGGTCCGGGCACGGGGATCGAGTGCTCCGACCACGACTGCATCCACTACTGGGGGGACTACTACATCCTCGAGATCGTCGATCCCGAGACCCTCTGCCCCGTCCCCGACGGCGAGTGGGGGGAGATGGTGGTGACCAGCCTGCGCAAGGAGGCCGCCCCCCTGATCCGCTACCGCACCCGGGACATCACCCGGATCATCCCCGGGCCCTGCTCCTGCGGCTCGCTCCTTCCCCGCCACTCGCGCATCAAGGGGCGCTCGGACGACACCTTCAAGTTCCGCGGGGTCAACATCTACCCCAGCAGCGTCGACAACATCCTCTCGCAGGTTCCCGGGCTCGGCTCCGAGTACCAGGTGCACCTTTCCCGGGACGCCGGGTCGGGCCGCGACAGCATGAAGCTGGTCGTCGAGCGCGGCCAGGGGGTCGACAGGGGCCGGGTCCCCGACCTGCTCAAGGAGACGATTCACCAGATGAAGAAACAGCTGCTGGTTACCCCGGAGGTCGAGGTCGTGGAGTACGGAACCCTGCCCCGCTCCGAGCGCAAGAGTCAGAGGGTTTTTGACACCCGCATCGAGGACGACATCGTTTAG
- a CDS encoding ABC transporter substrate-binding protein, whose protein sequence is MKKGLVYLAAALLAFALATPAIAKDTVKIGAFFDLSGPASFIGTPTKLVAEMVVDKINKEGGVNGKPIELVIGDTEGDPAKAANIAKKFIYKDKVAALIGPTRTGTGMNVKGIVEKAGMPTFMTVGGDPVIMGGKFGPYTYVFKSPQRSEVAVRTLFGYLKEKGLTKVALLSAADGFGKDGARWMDKLAPEFGIELVVKESFGPKDTDMTSQLTKAKNAGPQAIISWTIGPAGSIVAKNRAQLGIKAPLFQCHGLPDPKYIELAGAASEGDRMPATKLMVVEELADSDPQKPVIREFVRLYSEVYGYDKQFPINTHSGYAWDAITIVANAMKKAGTEAKALRAAIEQTKGYVGVSGVYNLTAEDHNGLGLDSMVMLEVRDGKFVLAK, encoded by the coding sequence ATGAAAAAAGGATTGGTGTATCTCGCGGCGGCCCTGCTGGCCTTTGCCTTGGCGACCCCGGCAATAGCCAAGGACACGGTGAAGATCGGGGCCTTCTTCGATCTTTCCGGTCCCGCCAGCTTTATCGGCACCCCGACCAAGCTGGTCGCCGAGATGGTCGTCGACAAGATTAACAAGGAGGGGGGGGTTAACGGCAAGCCGATCGAACTGGTCATCGGCGACACCGAGGGCGACCCGGCCAAGGCGGCCAACATCGCCAAGAAGTTCATCTACAAGGACAAGGTGGCGGCGCTCATCGGCCCGACCCGTACCGGCACCGGGATGAACGTCAAGGGGATCGTCGAGAAGGCGGGGATGCCGACTTTCATGACTGTCGGCGGCGACCCTGTCATCATGGGGGGCAAGTTCGGCCCCTACACCTACGTCTTCAAGTCCCCGCAGCGTTCGGAGGTCGCCGTCCGCACCCTTTTCGGCTACCTCAAGGAAAAGGGGCTGACCAAGGTCGCCCTGCTCTCGGCCGCCGACGGCTTCGGCAAGGACGGCGCCCGCTGGATGGACAAGCTCGCCCCCGAGTTCGGCATCGAGCTGGTGGTCAAAGAGTCCTTCGGCCCGAAGGACACCGACATGACCTCCCAGCTGACCAAGGCCAAGAACGCCGGGCCCCAGGCGATCATCAGCTGGACCATCGGCCCCGCCGGCTCCATCGTGGCCAAGAACCGCGCCCAGCTCGGTATCAAGGCTCCCCTCTTCCAGTGTCACGGCCTGCCCGACCCCAAGTACATCGAGCTGGCCGGCGCCGCCTCCGAGGGGGATCGCATGCCCGCCACCAAGCTGATGGTGGTCGAGGAACTGGCCGACAGCGACCCCCAGAAACCGGTGATCCGCGAGTTCGTGCGCCTCTACAGCGAGGTCTACGGCTACGACAAACAGTTCCCCATCAACACCCACTCGGGCTACGCCTGGGACGCCATCACCATCGTCGCCAACGCCATGAAGAAGGCCGGCACCGAGGCGAAGGCCCTGCGCGCCGCCATCGAGCAGACCAAGGGCTATGTCGGCGTCTCCGGGGTCTACAACCTCACCGCCGAGGACCACAACGGCCTCGGCCTCGATTCCATGGTGATGCTCGAGGTCAGGGACGGCAAGTTCGTTCTGGCCAAGTAG
- the sixA gene encoding phosphohistidine phosphatase SixA produces the protein MQLYLMQHGQALAEELDPEQPLSPEGVAQIKASARAMKRMGINLDLIVSSPKRRSHQTAALVAEAVNYPYSDIVETEAVKPLASARESLDFLMRQKDCRSVLVAGHLPCLAEIASALLAGDGKVSLGFANGGLCLLEAPSLAGADAELRYFLSPQQMSLIATG, from the coding sequence ATGCAACTCTACCTCATGCAACACGGCCAGGCTCTGGCCGAGGAACTCGATCCCGAGCAACCCCTCAGCCCCGAGGGGGTGGCGCAGATCAAGGCCTCGGCCCGGGCCATGAAGAGGATGGGAATCAATCTCGATCTCATCGTCTCCAGCCCCAAGAGGCGCTCCCACCAGACCGCCGCCCTGGTGGCCGAGGCGGTCAACTACCCCTACAGCGACATCGTCGAGACCGAGGCCGTCAAGCCTCTCGCCTCCGCCCGGGAGAGCCTCGATTTCCTGATGCGCCAGAAAGACTGCCGCTCCGTCCTTGTCGCCGGGCATCTGCCCTGCCTCGCCGAGATCGCCTCGGCCCTGCTCGCCGGCGATGGGAAGGTCTCGCTCGGGTTCGCCAACGGCGGGCTCTGCCTGCTCGAGGCTCCCAGTTTGGCAGGGGCCGACGCTGAGTTACGGTACTTCCTCTCCCCCCAACAGATGAGCCTCATCGCCACGGGCTGA
- a CDS encoding cold-shock protein, with protein sequence MAEGTVKWFNESKGFGFIEQDNGPDVFVHFSAIQSEGFKTLNEGDRVEFDVTEGQKGPQSANVRKI encoded by the coding sequence ATGGCTGAAGGTACAGTGAAGTGGTTCAATGAGTCCAAGGGATTTGGTTTCATCGAGCAGGACAATGGGCCTGACGTGTTCGTGCATTTTTCCGCCATCCAGTCCGAAGGGTTCAAAACCCTGAATGAAGGCGACCGGGTTGAGTTCGACGTGACCGAGGGCCAGAAGGGCCCCCAGTCCGCCAACGTGCGCAAAATCTAA